In Streptomyces sp. NBC_01717, one DNA window encodes the following:
- a CDS encoding serine/threonine-protein kinase, whose translation MDKLGSGDPQRIGAYRLLGRLGAGGMGQVYLARSDRGRTVAIKLVRRELAEQQEFRDRFRQEVRAARRVGSAWTAPVLDADTEAAVPWVATGYVAGPSLQATVSGRAGAPAGPGPGAYGPLPERSVRILGAGLARALRSIHAAGLIHRDLKPSNILLTIDGPRVIDFGIARALDTVTDGGLTRTGSMVGSPGFMAPEQVRGERVTAACDVFCLGSVLAYASTGRLPFSGADNEIHALLFRIAQEEPDLTGVPVDLADLVRDCLRKDPADRPTTDAILERLVEGETAEPWLPGALIAQLGRHAVELLDSEDPEESAGAAGPQDAVPPVGDSQPPPAQAPGAVHALPTVVGTQPPAPVPGPHPVPGFGPPPPGQPAPGYGYPHLLAQPHPGQGYGYPQQHPGFGSTPPYGPLHPTVAPGAQPAPTRRSTGSTIALVAVAVLVAIGAGGSVYALMSDDGKKPAASPTASPTASSDPSDSPAPDDSPSSTDPSPGEESKNGDGTVPEAYLGTWSGAIDNATGHSTRELVIQQGKVGQAVLTLTAEGPIDGGGTYRCVFQADLTSEPSPDEPIHIGPSTVTLGEPMSSCTPGKATTLTLLPDGTLRRENTETGEQLTYTKSD comes from the coding sequence ATGGACAAGCTCGGCTCCGGGGATCCGCAACGCATCGGCGCATACCGCCTGCTGGGGCGGCTGGGCGCGGGCGGCATGGGGCAGGTCTATCTGGCCCGCTCCGACCGGGGCCGTACGGTCGCGATCAAGCTGGTACGCCGGGAGCTCGCCGAACAACAGGAGTTCCGCGACCGCTTCCGTCAGGAAGTGCGGGCCGCCCGCCGGGTCGGGTCGGCCTGGACGGCCCCCGTACTCGACGCCGACACCGAGGCCGCGGTGCCGTGGGTCGCGACCGGGTACGTCGCCGGGCCGTCCCTCCAGGCCACCGTCTCCGGTCGTGCGGGCGCCCCGGCGGGCCCGGGCCCGGGGGCGTACGGTCCGCTGCCCGAGCGTTCGGTCCGCATCCTGGGGGCCGGGCTGGCTCGCGCGCTCCGGTCCATCCACGCCGCCGGACTCATCCACCGGGACCTGAAGCCGTCCAACATCCTGCTGACGATCGACGGTCCGCGGGTCATCGACTTCGGTATAGCCCGGGCACTCGACACCGTCACCGACGGGGGTCTCACCCGCACCGGCTCGATGGTCGGATCGCCCGGCTTCATGGCGCCGGAGCAGGTGCGGGGTGAGCGGGTGACCGCGGCGTGCGATGTGTTCTGCCTCGGCTCGGTGCTGGCGTACGCGTCGACGGGCCGGCTTCCGTTCAGTGGGGCGGACAACGAGATCCACGCCCTCCTCTTCCGGATCGCACAGGAGGAGCCGGACCTGACCGGTGTCCCGGTGGACCTGGCCGACCTCGTCCGGGACTGCCTCCGCAAGGACCCGGCCGACCGGCCGACCACGGACGCGATCCTGGAGCGGCTGGTGGAGGGCGAGACGGCCGAACCGTGGCTGCCGGGCGCGCTGATCGCCCAACTGGGCCGCCACGCGGTGGAGTTGCTGGACTCGGAGGACCCGGAGGAGTCGGCGGGGGCCGCGGGGCCGCAGGACGCGGTGCCGCCCGTGGGCGATTCGCAGCCTCCGCCGGCCCAGGCGCCCGGCGCGGTCCACGCGCTCCCCACGGTGGTCGGCACCCAGCCTCCCGCGCCGGTCCCGGGCCCGCACCCGGTCCCTGGGTTCGGACCTCCGCCGCCCGGGCAGCCCGCCCCCGGCTACGGCTACCCGCACCTGCTCGCCCAACCGCACCCCGGCCAGGGCTACGGCTACCCGCAGCAGCACCCCGGCTTCGGCTCCACACCCCCGTACGGCCCGCTCCACCCCACCGTCGCGCCCGGCGCGCAGCCCGCGCCGACTCGACGCAGCACGGGGTCGACCATCGCGCTCGTCGCAGTCGCGGTGCTCGTCGCGATCGGTGCGGGCGGCTCGGTGTACGCGCTCATGAGCGACGACGGCAAGAAACCCGCCGCGTCACCCACCGCATCCCCCACCGCCTCCTCCGACCCGTCGGACTCCCCCGCCCCCGACGACTCCCCGTCCTCCACAGACCCGTCCCCCGGCGAGGAGTCGAAGAACGGCGACGGCACCGTCCCCGAGGCCTACCTCGGCACCTGGTCCGGCGCCATCGACAACGCCACGGGCCACTCGACCCGCGAACTCGTCATCCAGCAGGGCAAGGTGGGCCAGGCCGTCCTCACCCTCACCGCGGAGGGCCCCATCGACGGCGGCGGCACCTACCGCTGCGTCTTCCAGGCGGACCTGACCTCCGAGCCCTCCCCCGACGAACCGATCCACATCGGCCCCTCCACGGTGACGCTCGGCGAACCCATGTCGTCCTGCACCCCGGGCAAGGCCACCACACTCACCCTGCTCCCCGACGGCACCCTGCGCCGTGAGAACACGGAGACCGGCGAGCAACTCACGTACACGAAGAGCGACTGA
- the dnaN gene encoding DNA polymerase III subunit beta translates to MEFRIDRSALTDAVAWAARVLPTRSPVPVLGGLLLEADGGWLRISGLDYEASARIEVEAETVRAGRVLVMGRRLLDVCRVLPESPVVCAVEGSRFAVTGGGARFGLSVLPLDDYPALPPLPGVLGAVDSEEFAAAVAHVAVAAGRDDTLPTLTGIRVGLDGDTMTLAATDRYRFAVRTLAWKPATADVSADVVVSARRLTEIARSFGRSGMVSVALDAGSAGFELAGMRTTVRLLDGRLPRHDKLFAMADPTTAVTDRAPLVEAVKRVAVVADGDSPLQLAFSGDSVLLQAGYEDDVASQRLPAVLEGADELTVAFNPSYLMEALASFDTPVVQFGLMGPGQRAMITGRAAEGGTTGPDQVAAPRPTHRHLLMSVKPLV, encoded by the coding sequence ATGGAGTTCCGTATCGATCGCAGTGCACTGACCGATGCCGTGGCCTGGGCGGCCCGCGTGCTGCCCACTCGCTCGCCCGTGCCGGTGCTCGGCGGGCTGCTGCTGGAGGCGGACGGCGGGTGGCTGCGGATCTCCGGCCTCGACTACGAGGCGTCCGCCCGCATCGAGGTCGAGGCGGAGACCGTACGGGCCGGGCGGGTGCTGGTCATGGGGAGACGGCTGCTCGATGTGTGCCGGGTGCTGCCCGAAAGTCCGGTGGTGTGCGCGGTGGAGGGTTCACGGTTCGCGGTGACCGGCGGCGGCGCCCGGTTCGGGCTGTCGGTGCTGCCGCTGGACGACTATCCGGCGCTGCCGCCGCTGCCCGGGGTGCTGGGGGCAGTGGACTCGGAGGAGTTCGCCGCGGCCGTCGCCCATGTGGCGGTGGCCGCGGGCCGGGACGACACACTGCCGACCCTCACCGGGATCCGGGTCGGACTCGACGGCGACACGATGACGCTGGCCGCCACCGACCGGTACCGCTTCGCGGTGCGCACGCTCGCATGGAAGCCGGCGACGGCGGATGTCTCGGCCGATGTGGTGGTGTCGGCCCGGCGCCTGACGGAGATCGCCCGCTCCTTCGGCCGGTCCGGCATGGTCAGCGTCGCCCTGGATGCCGGATCGGCCGGCTTCGAACTCGCCGGAATGCGCACCACGGTCCGGCTCCTGGACGGCCGGCTCCCCCGGCACGACAAGCTGTTCGCGATGGCGGACCCGACGACCGCGGTGACGGACCGGGCGCCCCTGGTCGAGGCCGTCAAGCGCGTCGCGGTGGTCGCGGACGGCGACAGCCCGCTCCAACTGGCCTTCTCCGGCGACTCGGTGCTGCTTCAGGCGGGGTACGAGGACGATGTCGCGTCCCAGCGGCTGCCTGCCGTCCTGGAGGGTGCCGATGAGCTGACGGTCGCGTTCAACCCCTCGTACCTGATGGAGGCCCTCGCCTCGTTCGACACACCGGTCGTCCAGTTCGGTCTGATGGGTCCGGGCCAACGCGCCATGATCACCGGCCGGGCGGCCGAGGGCGGCACGACGGGGCCGGACCAGGTCGCCGCGCCTCGTCCGACGCACCGGCACCTGTTGATGTCGGTGAAACCACTGGTCTGA
- a CDS encoding GntR family transcriptional regulator has protein sequence MGARGAVTRSTLRQQIADALRDEVLAGRLQQGREFTVKQIAEQYGVSATPVREALFDLSAQGLLESDQHRGFRVHEFTVADYRAMVEARTLVMDGVIRDIFSGPPPSRAQAAKYRESLVSVRRRADEAARAARGGDLDILIGYDLRFWRELGALVGNPYITDFLHRLRVQCWVFAVPYLRSDVDVREWLWNGHPALVAAITLGEHDAVRAVIDDYNAGALMWADRLAAGNPAHPGHGGTPEAP, from the coding sequence ATGGGCGCGAGGGGAGCTGTGACCCGCAGTACGCTGCGGCAGCAGATCGCGGACGCGCTGCGTGACGAGGTGCTCGCCGGGCGTCTGCAGCAGGGGCGGGAGTTCACCGTCAAGCAGATCGCCGAGCAGTACGGGGTGTCCGCGACGCCCGTGCGTGAGGCGCTCTTCGACCTCTCGGCGCAGGGCCTGCTCGAATCCGATCAGCACCGCGGATTCCGGGTGCACGAGTTCACCGTGGCCGACTACCGGGCGATGGTCGAGGCCCGCACCCTGGTCATGGACGGAGTCATCCGCGACATCTTCTCCGGACCCCCGCCCTCGCGCGCGCAGGCGGCGAAGTACCGAGAGTCACTGGTCTCGGTGCGGCGCAGAGCCGATGAGGCGGCACGGGCGGCGCGCGGCGGCGACCTCGACATCCTGATCGGCTACGACCTGCGTTTCTGGCGTGAGCTCGGGGCGCTCGTCGGCAACCCGTACATCACCGACTTCCTGCACCGGCTGCGCGTCCAGTGCTGGGTGTTCGCCGTGCCGTACCTGCGCAGCGACGTGGACGTACGGGAGTGGCTCTGGAACGGCCATCCCGCCCTGGTCGCGGCCATCACGCTGGGCGAGCACGACGCGGTTCGTGCGGTGATCGACGACTACAACGCCGGCGCGCTGATGTGGGCGGACCGGCTCGCGGCCGGCAACCCGGCGCACCCGGGGCACGGCGGGACGCCGGAGGCGCCGTAG
- a CDS encoding aspartate aminotransferase family protein, giving the protein MTPHASHGSHAPQVDSVAGAAVKAADRAHVFHSWSAQGLIDPLAVAGAEGAYFWDYDGNRYLDFTSGLVFTNIGYQHPTVVAAIQEQAGKLATFAPAFAVEARSEAARLIAERTPGDLDKIFFTNGGAEAVENAVRMARLHTGRTKVLSAYRSYHGATSTAINLTGDPRRWPSDNGSAGVVRFWAPFLYRSPFYAETEAEECARALQHLEDTLAFEGPATIAAIILETIPGTAGIMTPPPGYLAGVREICDRYGIVFVLDEVMAGFGRTGKWFAAEHFDVTPDLMTFAKGVNSGYVPLGGVAVSAEIAATFETRPYPGGLTYSGHPLACAAAVATIGVMEDEKVVEHAAHIGETVLGPGLRELAERHPSVGEVRGLGAFWALDLVRDRETREPLVPYNASGEANAPMAAFGAACKKNGLWPFINMNRTHAVPACNVTEAEAKEGLAALDVALSVADEHTV; this is encoded by the coding sequence ATGACCCCTCATGCCTCCCATGGATCCCACGCTCCGCAGGTCGACTCCGTGGCCGGTGCGGCCGTGAAGGCCGCCGATCGTGCGCACGTGTTCCACTCCTGGTCCGCCCAGGGCCTGATCGACCCGCTCGCCGTCGCCGGCGCCGAGGGGGCGTACTTCTGGGACTACGACGGCAACCGCTACCTGGACTTCACCAGCGGCCTCGTCTTCACCAACATCGGCTACCAGCACCCCACCGTCGTCGCCGCGATCCAGGAGCAGGCGGGCAAGCTCGCCACCTTCGCCCCCGCGTTCGCCGTCGAGGCCCGCTCCGAGGCCGCACGCCTCATCGCCGAGCGGACCCCCGGCGACCTGGACAAGATCTTCTTCACCAACGGCGGTGCCGAGGCCGTCGAGAACGCCGTCCGGATGGCCCGGCTGCACACCGGCCGTACGAAGGTGCTCTCCGCCTACCGCTCGTACCACGGCGCCACCTCGACGGCCATCAACCTCACCGGCGACCCGCGCCGCTGGCCGTCCGACAACGGTTCGGCGGGCGTCGTCCGGTTCTGGGCCCCGTTCCTGTACCGCTCGCCGTTCTACGCCGAGACCGAGGCCGAGGAGTGCGCCCGCGCTCTCCAGCACCTGGAGGACACCCTCGCCTTCGAGGGCCCCGCCACCATCGCAGCGATCATCCTGGAGACGATCCCCGGCACGGCCGGGATCATGACGCCGCCGCCCGGCTACCTCGCCGGTGTCCGCGAGATCTGCGACCGGTACGGCATCGTCTTCGTCCTCGACGAGGTGATGGCCGGGTTCGGGCGCACCGGCAAGTGGTTCGCCGCCGAGCACTTCGACGTCACGCCCGACCTGATGACCTTCGCCAAGGGCGTCAACTCGGGTTATGTGCCGCTCGGCGGCGTCGCCGTCTCCGCCGAGATCGCCGCCACCTTCGAGACCCGCCCCTACCCGGGCGGACTCACCTACTCCGGTCACCCGCTGGCCTGCGCCGCCGCCGTCGCCACCATCGGTGTGATGGAGGACGAGAAGGTCGTCGAGCACGCGGCCCACATCGGCGAGACGGTCCTCGGTCCCGGCCTGCGCGAGCTCGCCGAGCGTCACCCGTCGGTCGGTGAGGTGCGCGGCCTCGGCGCGTTCTGGGCGCTGGACCTGGTCCGTGACAGGGAGACCCGCGAGCCGCTCGTCCCGTACAACGCGTCGGGCGAGGCCAACGCTCCGATGGCGGCCTTCGGCGCTGCGTGCAAGAAGAACGGCCTGTGGCCCTTCATCAACATGAACCGCACCCACGCCGTTCCGGCCTGCAACGTCACGGAGGCCGAGGCCAAGGAGGGACTGGCGGCACTGGACGTGGCCTTGTCGGTCGCGGACGAGCACACCGTCTGA
- a CDS encoding helix-turn-helix domain-containing protein, whose amino-acid sequence MYRLARAGGSPELLRWVSGRAGGWAGLLDSDGTVLRGVARTPDLTSASALALATEGVKELTALRGRSFALDKGPDTALLFPLDGTPDAPAPILAVVVRRPLPDGLATLLADVAMPLTMCWAAETVERKRRRVDLAESRGREAVLHLLMTGQLSIAHQVAGALKPTLPDPVQVCVVQCSGGRRDDVARVCADISGGRSWIVRCPVYARHLILIVPAGPDGADPRLGLDVAAVVDDCVVGVSEDVPLSDTATGYRQAFHALAVARGMPARHARFGSAPEPAVVVGEAGAQWADALLAPLLTHLPRRSQDPGSQELAATLASWLAFSSHATQHLKIHRNTLAARLRLIGELLGLDLNRVADQAALDLALRIRAVPARAARSTEPVPAGALDEILRRPAVGQWAAEQLRPLAATGAASETTLRTWLKCEAQLGPTAAALGISVPGIRKRLTRLEGILQRSLLQTPSARYDLWLAFHALDVADGTGTA is encoded by the coding sequence ATGTACCGCCTGGCCCGCGCCGGCGGCTCACCGGAGCTGCTGCGCTGGGTGTCGGGGCGGGCCGGCGGCTGGGCCGGTCTGCTCGACAGTGACGGCACCGTCCTGCGCGGCGTGGCCCGCACCCCGGACCTCACGAGCGCCTCGGCCCTCGCGCTGGCCACCGAGGGCGTGAAGGAGCTGACGGCTCTCCGCGGCCGCTCCTTCGCTCTCGACAAGGGCCCGGACACCGCCCTGCTGTTCCCCCTGGACGGCACTCCCGACGCCCCCGCACCGATCCTCGCCGTCGTCGTCCGCCGGCCACTGCCGGACGGACTGGCCACGCTTCTCGCCGATGTGGCGATGCCCCTGACCATGTGCTGGGCGGCCGAGACGGTCGAACGCAAGCGCCGCCGCGTCGATCTCGCCGAGTCCCGAGGCCGGGAAGCGGTGCTGCATCTGCTGATGACCGGACAGCTCTCCATCGCCCATCAGGTGGCGGGCGCGCTCAAACCCACGCTGCCGGACCCCGTCCAGGTCTGTGTGGTGCAGTGCTCGGGCGGCCGGCGGGACGACGTGGCGCGGGTGTGCGCGGACATCTCCGGCGGCCGGTCCTGGATCGTGCGCTGCCCGGTGTACGCACGCCACCTGATCCTCATCGTGCCCGCCGGGCCCGACGGCGCCGATCCGCGACTCGGCCTCGACGTCGCCGCCGTGGTGGACGACTGTGTCGTGGGCGTGAGCGAGGACGTGCCGCTGAGCGACACGGCGACCGGATACCGGCAGGCGTTCCACGCCCTGGCCGTGGCGCGCGGAATGCCCGCGCGGCACGCCCGGTTCGGCTCGGCACCGGAACCGGCCGTGGTCGTCGGCGAGGCGGGCGCGCAGTGGGCCGACGCCCTGCTGGCACCGCTGCTCACCCACCTGCCACGACGCAGCCAGGACCCCGGCAGCCAGGAGCTGGCGGCAACCCTCGCCTCCTGGCTGGCGTTCTCGTCGCATGCGACGCAGCACCTGAAGATCCACCGCAACACCCTTGCCGCACGACTGCGGTTGATCGGCGAGCTGCTCGGCCTGGACCTCAACCGGGTCGCCGATCAGGCCGCGCTCGACCTGGCCCTGCGCATCCGGGCCGTACCCGCGCGCGCCGCCCGGTCCACGGAGCCCGTGCCGGCCGGCGCGCTGGACGAGATCCTGCGGCGTCCCGCCGTCGGGCAGTGGGCGGCCGAGCAGCTGCGCCCGCTCGCCGCGACCGGTGCGGCCTCCGAGACCACCTTGCGTACCTGGCTGAAGTGCGAGGCCCAACTCGGGCCGACCGCAGCCGCGTTGGGCATATCCGTACCAGGTATCCGCAAACGCCTCACGCGACTCGAAGGCATACTTCAACGCTCGCTGCTCCAAACCCCCAGTGCACGCTACGACTTGTGGCTGGCGTTCCACGCGCTGGACGTCGCGGACGGCACCGGCACGGCGTGA
- a CDS encoding glycoside hydrolase family 19 protein, with the protein MMRRVMGMLAALGAVVAMLVVLPASTASAAECAAPWNASSVYTGGGAASYNGHNWTAKWWTQNERPGSSDVWADQGSCGGGTDPGTPSGFVVSEAQFNQMFPSRNPFYTYSGLTAALSAYPGFANTGSDTVKRQEAAAFLANVSHETGGLVYVVEQNTANYPHYCDTGQPYGCPAGQSAYYGRGPIQLSWNFNYKAAGDALGIDLLGNPYLVEQNASVAWKTGLWYWNTQNGPGTMTAHNAMVNGAGFGETIRSINGSLECNGGNPAQVQSRIDRYQAFVQILGTTPGSNLSC; encoded by the coding sequence ATGATGAGACGCGTCATGGGCATGCTGGCCGCGCTGGGCGCGGTCGTCGCGATGCTCGTCGTTCTCCCCGCCTCCACCGCCTCGGCGGCCGAGTGCGCGGCACCCTGGAACGCCTCGTCCGTCTACACGGGCGGCGGAGCGGCCTCGTACAACGGGCACAACTGGACCGCGAAGTGGTGGACCCAGAACGAGCGGCCGGGCAGTTCCGACGTCTGGGCGGACCAGGGCAGCTGCGGTGGCGGCACGGATCCGGGCACCCCGTCGGGATTCGTCGTCAGCGAGGCGCAGTTCAACCAGATGTTCCCGAGCCGGAACCCCTTCTACACGTACAGCGGACTGACCGCGGCCCTGAGTGCCTACCCGGGCTTCGCAAACACCGGAAGCGACACGGTCAAGCGTCAGGAGGCGGCGGCGTTCCTCGCCAACGTCAGCCATGAGACGGGCGGACTGGTGTACGTGGTCGAGCAGAACACGGCCAACTACCCGCACTACTGCGACACCGGCCAGCCCTACGGCTGCCCGGCCGGACAGTCCGCGTACTACGGCCGTGGCCCGATCCAGCTCAGCTGGAACTTCAACTACAAGGCAGCGGGCGACGCACTCGGCATCGACCTGCTCGGCAACCCGTACCTGGTCGAGCAGAACGCGTCCGTGGCCTGGAAGACGGGTCTTTGGTACTGGAACACCCAGAACGGCCCGGGCACCATGACGGCCCACAACGCGATGGTCAACGGCGCCGGCTTCGGCGAGACGATCCGCTCCATCAACGGCTCGCTGGAGTGCAACGGCGGCAACCCCGCCCAGGTCCAGAGCCGCATCGACCGGTACCAGGCCTTCGTGCAGATCCTCGGCACCACCCCCGGCTCGAACCTGAGCTGCTGA